In Kordiimonas sp. SCSIO 12610, the following are encoded in one genomic region:
- the miaB gene encoding tRNA (N6-isopentenyl adenosine(37)-C2)-methylthiotransferase MiaB — protein sequence MTKKLFIKTYGCQMNVYDSKRMADVLKPHGYTLSETPDEANLVVLNTCHIREKAAEKVYSEIGRLRQIKDAKAEGGEDMYIAVAGCVAQAEGPEMMRRAPAIDLVLGPQTYHRLPDMLKSAEEQRRSGRRSSRVLDTEFPVETKFDHLPQDSDYEGPAAFLTVQEGCDKFCTFCVVPYTRGAEYSRPVQDIIDEAKLLIQKGVLEITLLGQNVNAYHGDLENGKTASLGELIKRLADLDGLERIRYTTSHPRDMDAELIAAHRDIPECMPYLHLPVQSGSDKILDAMNRKHTAERYFEIIDELRTGRPDIALSSDFIVGFPGETDEDFEATMELVRRVNYAQAYSFKYSPRPGTPASVLETQVEEHVKSERLTALQALLGEQQIAFNKTSVGKTMDVLLERIGKEEGQLVGRSPYLQAVHVDVTNTVQDHSTDNIASNMMNKLAKVEIVEAGPRSLKGVLAEQ from the coding sequence TTGACGAAAAAATTATTTATCAAGACCTATGGATGTCAAATGAATGTATATGACTCAAAACGTATGGCCGACGTTTTGAAACCGCATGGATACACTCTTTCGGAAACTCCTGACGAAGCAAACCTTGTTGTATTAAATACGTGTCACATTCGTGAAAAAGCAGCCGAAAAAGTATATTCCGAGATTGGACGTTTGCGCCAAATCAAAGACGCCAAAGCCGAAGGCGGCGAAGACATGTATATTGCTGTTGCAGGTTGCGTAGCACAAGCGGAAGGCCCAGAAATGATGCGCCGTGCACCAGCTATCGATCTAGTCCTTGGTCCGCAGACATATCACCGCTTACCGGATATGCTCAAATCAGCTGAAGAGCAAAGGCGCTCTGGTCGTAGATCCTCTAGGGTTTTAGACACAGAGTTTCCTGTTGAGACAAAATTTGATCACCTTCCTCAAGATAGTGATTATGAAGGCCCTGCTGCATTCCTGACCGTGCAGGAAGGTTGTGATAAATTTTGCACATTTTGTGTGGTCCCTTATACTCGCGGCGCTGAGTACAGCCGACCAGTTCAAGATATCATCGATGAAGCCAAGCTTTTAATCCAAAAAGGCGTGTTAGAGATCACGTTATTAGGTCAAAATGTAAATGCCTACCACGGTGACTTAGAAAACGGTAAAACGGCATCACTGGGCGAACTTATTAAAAGGCTTGCTGATCTCGACGGTTTGGAACGCATTCGCTACACAACCTCGCACCCCCGAGATATGGATGCAGAGTTAATTGCGGCCCACCGCGACATACCAGAATGTATGCCGTACTTGCACCTGCCGGTTCAAAGTGGCTCAGATAAAATCCTGGATGCAATGAACCGCAAACACACTGCTGAACGCTATTTTGAAATCATCGATGAACTTCGCACTGGGCGACCAGATATTGCTCTTTCTTCAGATTTTATTGTTGGCTTCCCTGGTGAAACCGATGAGGACTTTGAAGCAACAATGGAATTGGTTCGCAGAGTGAATTATGCGCAAGCCTACAGCTTCAAATACAGCCCACGGCCAGGCACACCTGCGTCAGTATTGGAAACTCAGGTTGAAGAGCATGTAAAATCAGAGCGTTTAACCGCACTTCAGGCATTGCTTGGTGAACAGCAAATAGCCTTCAACAAAACATCTGTTGGCAAAACAATGGATGTTTTGCTTGAGCGTATCGGCAAAGAAGAGGGCCAACTCGTTGGTCGTAGCCCTTATCTGCAAGCCGTTCATGTTGATGTAACAAACACCGTGCAAGATCACAGTACAGATAATATTGCGAGCAACATGATGAACAAACTGGCTAAGGTTGAAATTGTTGAGGCTGGGCCAAGAAGTTTGAAAGGCGTATTAGCGGAACAATAA
- a CDS encoding PhoH family protein encodes MYAKERPKRDKKNPSNHNRKVVEFDDNRIAAIVFGEHDRNLARIEQRIGVVLINRGNRIAIEANNDRAHLAESILHELYDRAKLGETIDTGLVDGAIRMAEGIPINKEHETPSSNRGTPTPSDSSLSKDMKITTRNRVIMPRSPGQADYISKLSKTEMVFGVGPAGTGKTYLAVAMAVARMLAGEIDRIILSRPAVEAGENLGFLPGDLKDKVDPYLRPLYDALYDMMPAEQVEKRLASNQIEIAPLAYMRGRTLANAFVILDEAQNTTPMQMKMFLTRFGENSRMVICGDPSQVDLPRGTKSGLTHALDLLSNVKGIAVTRFQNQDVVRHPLVGRIVDAYGDDDGRG; translated from the coding sequence ATGTATGCTAAAGAGCGCCCTAAGCGGGACAAGAAAAACCCTTCAAATCATAACCGTAAGGTCGTTGAGTTTGATGACAACCGCATTGCAGCCATCGTTTTTGGTGAACATGACAGGAATTTAGCAAGAATAGAGCAGCGTATTGGTGTTGTCCTGATCAATAGGGGCAACCGTATTGCTATTGAAGCAAATAATGATCGCGCACATTTGGCAGAGTCTATTCTTCATGAATTGTATGATCGTGCCAAATTAGGAGAGACGATCGATACAGGCCTGGTCGATGGTGCAATCAGAATGGCCGAGGGTATCCCCATCAATAAAGAACATGAAACACCGTCATCAAATCGAGGCACTCCAACACCCTCAGATTCTTCGCTTTCCAAAGATATGAAAATCACAACCCGCAACCGTGTGATCATGCCGCGATCACCTGGGCAGGCAGATTATATCTCCAAACTTTCAAAGACTGAGATGGTCTTTGGTGTGGGCCCCGCAGGAACCGGAAAAACCTATCTCGCTGTAGCAATGGCTGTCGCAAGAATGCTCGCAGGCGAAATTGACCGCATTATTTTATCACGCCCTGCTGTAGAGGCAGGCGAAAACCTGGGTTTCTTACCCGGAGATTTAAAAGACAAGGTTGACCCCTATCTTCGGCCTTTATATGACGCCCTCTATGACATGATGCCTGCCGAGCAAGTTGAAAAACGCCTAGCAAGCAATCAAATTGAAATCGCGCCTCTTGCGTACATGCGGGGAAGGACACTCGCGAATGCATTCGTTATTCTCGACGAAGCTCAGAACACGACCCCAATGCAAATGAAAATGTTTTTGACACGATTTGGTGAAAACAGTCGCATGGTGATATGCGGCGACCCAAGTCAAGTTGATTTACCTCGTGGCACCAAATCCGGCCTGACACATGCACTTGATTTATTGAGCAATGTGAAAGGCATAGCGGTCACTCGGTTTCAAAACCAAGATGTTGTCAGACATCCGCTTGTTGGCCGAATTGTTGATGCTTACGGCGATGATGACGGTCGAGGTTAA
- the ybeY gene encoding rRNA maturation RNase YbeY → MDEVGASHHPVSDTVENTTLSLGNIDIDVEIHSNKDCNIPGWDPINLWLHTLEDAIQATFKYEFSLEELSLLPSCELSIVLSHNDTVRQYNCDYRGKDKATNILSFPGLDDDDLELLLNSRDNDVSQPMPPFMLGDLILAYETLETEALEQKKSLTDHFTHLVTHGLLHLLGYDHINDDDAEIMENRERQILSSLNIRDPYLDNNAEMNRGGH, encoded by the coding sequence ATGGACGAAGTAGGCGCATCTCATCATCCAGTGTCGGATACCGTTGAAAATACGACGCTTTCCCTTGGAAACATAGATATTGACGTAGAAATACACAGCAACAAAGACTGTAATATCCCTGGCTGGGACCCTATCAACTTGTGGCTACATACACTTGAAGATGCAATCCAGGCGACCTTTAAGTATGAGTTCTCGCTAGAAGAATTAAGTCTGTTGCCCAGCTGCGAACTATCTATTGTTCTTAGTCACAATGACACTGTTCGCCAATATAATTGTGATTACAGGGGTAAAGACAAAGCGACAAATATATTGTCTTTTCCAGGTTTGGATGATGATGACCTGGAACTCTTGTTAAATTCCAGGGATAATGATGTATCCCAACCCATGCCCCCTTTCATGCTTGGTGATTTAATCCTTGCCTATGAAACTTTGGAAACAGAAGCGTTGGAGCAAAAAAAGTCACTTACTGATCATTTTACACATCTTGTGACCCATGGTTTATTGCATTTGCTTGGATATGACCATATCAATGATGATGATGCAGAGATCATGGAAAACAGAGAACGACAAATCCTCTCAAGTTTAAATATACGCGACCCTTATTTGGATAATAATGCCGAGATGAACCGTGGCGGACACTAA
- a CDS encoding hemolysin family protein, with translation MADTKNRSENSGFFASIKRSLSGRTTETSLRESLEEAIEEHEEETRAPALGIEERTMLFNILEYGELRVNDVMVPRADITAVDQDSDFSNLLKVFSDAAHSRMPVYRETLDDVIGMVHVKDMLKAIADGANSDSFRIKAIQRPVLFVPPSMKVIDLLAKMRASRTHMAIVVDEYGGTDGLVTVEDMVEEIVGEIEDEHDTEQDPEITTSPDGYYDADARAEIELVEETLGASLLSDDIDEDINTLGGLVFSSAGHIPEIGEIIHHSSGHSFEVLDADPRRIHKIRIYSSALDAETQ, from the coding sequence GTGGCGGACACTAAAAACAGATCTGAAAATTCAGGCTTTTTTGCTTCTATCAAACGATCTTTAAGCGGAAGAACAACTGAAACCAGCCTTCGTGAGAGTCTTGAGGAAGCCATCGAGGAACACGAGGAAGAAACACGTGCACCCGCGCTTGGGATTGAAGAGCGGACCATGCTTTTTAATATCCTCGAATACGGGGAACTGCGTGTTAACGATGTTATGGTTCCGCGTGCAGATATTACGGCCGTTGACCAGGATAGTGACTTCTCCAATTTATTAAAAGTTTTCTCGGATGCTGCCCATTCACGCATGCCTGTTTACCGTGAGACACTGGATGATGTTATTGGAATGGTTCATGTGAAAGACATGCTTAAAGCCATTGCAGACGGCGCCAATAGTGACAGTTTTCGTATCAAAGCAATCCAACGACCTGTTTTGTTTGTTCCCCCATCGATGAAAGTTATCGATTTACTCGCCAAAATGAGGGCAAGTAGAACACATATGGCGATCGTAGTTGATGAATACGGTGGTACTGATGGGCTGGTTACCGTGGAAGACATGGTTGAAGAGATCGTAGGCGAAATCGAAGACGAACACGATACCGAGCAAGACCCGGAAATCACTACTAGCCCAGATGGTTATTATGACGCTGATGCCAGAGCAGAAATTGAGTTGGTAGAAGAAACCTTAGGTGCAAGTCTTCTATCGGACGATATCGATGAAGATATAAATACGCTCGGTGGTTTGGTTTTCTCGTCTGCGGGCCATATCCCGGAAATCGGCGAGATTATCCATCACAGTTCAGGGCATAGTTTTGAAGTTCTGGATGCAGACCCGCGCCGAATTCACAAAATAAGAATTTATAGCAGCGCATTAGACGCTGAAACACAATAA